One segment of Vulpes lagopus strain Blue_001 chromosome 8, ASM1834538v1, whole genome shotgun sequence DNA contains the following:
- the DRC7 gene encoding LOW QUALITY PROTEIN: dynein regulatory complex subunit 7 (The sequence of the model RefSeq protein was modified relative to this genomic sequence to represent the inferred CDS: inserted 2 bases in 1 codon): MEVLKEKVEEEXRQRPEQAEVAERGEKLLRPLDARREEAPMTQEMLRDLEKKLSEIEIVVPEQPLTFTKDSIDISKLPLSYQSNTLKEEHLLQVADNFSRQYSHLCPDRVPLFLHPLNECEVPKFVSTTIRPTLMPYPELYNWDSCAQFVSDFLSMVPLPDPLKPPSHLYSSTTVLKHQKGNCFDFSTLLCSMLIGAGYDAYCINGYGSQDICHMDLTRDVCPLTMKHKEMVREEEKVPSKKYAIKPPRDLSSRFEQEQEMKKQEEMKGQEEKQRREEEARLLEVEKAKIDPLHGLRVHSWVVVLSGKREVPESFFIDPFTARSYSTQDDHFLGIESLWNHKNYWINMQDCWNGCKDLIFDLGDPVRWEYLLLGTDKSHLSLTEEEDDGMNDDDDVENLGKEDEDKSFDMPPSWVEQIEISPEAFETRCPSGKKVIQYKRAKLEKWAPYLNSNGLVCRLTTYEDLECTKTLEIKEWYQNREDMLELKHINKSTGLNIDYFKPGHPQALRAHSYVSMQPEMDRVMEFYETARVDGLVKREETPSSMTEHYRGRSDFLSYRHVDFGPRVKKLSLNSAESNPRPMVKITERFSRNPKKPADEDVAERAFLIQEERIQLRYHCRDDHITASKREFLRRTEVDSKGNKIIMTPDMCISFEVEPMEHTKKLLYQYEAMMKLRNEEKLSRHQAWESELEVLEILKLQEEEDDAHTLAISIYDTKRNEKSKEYREAMERVMHEEHLRQVEAQLDYLAPFLAQLPPGNKLTRWQAMCIKDECLSDFKQRLIDKANLIQACFEKETQELQKKQQWYQENQVTLTAEDEDWYLSYCSQAMFRIRILEQRLNRHKELAPLKYLALEEKLHKDPRLVEFLKVFV, translated from the exons ATGGAGGTCCTGAAGGAGAAAGTGGAGGAGGA GCGGCAGCGACCCGAGCAGGCAGAGGTGGCCGAGCGGGGCGAGAAGCTGCTGAGGCCCCTGGACGCGCGGAGGGAGGAAGCCCCCATGACGCAGGAGATGCTCCGAGACCTGGAGAAGAAGCTGTCGGAGATTGAGATCGTCGTCCCGGAGCAGCCCTT GACCTTCACGAAGGACTCAATCGACATCTCCAAGCTACCCCTCTCCTACCAAAGCAACACGCTCAAGGAGGAACACCTGCTGCAAGTGGCAGACAACTTCTCTCGTCAGTACAGCCACCTGTGCCCAGACCGCGTGCCCCTCTTCCTGCACCCACTGAACGAGTGCGAAGTGCCC AAGTTTGTGAGCACAACCATCCGGCCCACGCTGATGCCCTACCCTGAGCTCTACAACTGGGACAGCTGTGCCCAGTTTGTATCAGACTTCCTCTCCATGGTGCCCCTGCCTGACCCCCTCAAGCCA CCCTCGCACCTATACTCCTCCACCACGGTGCTCAAGCACCAGAAGGGGAACTGCTTTGACTTCAGCACGCTGCTCTGCTCCATGCTCATCGGCGCTGGCTATGACGCCTACTGCATCAACGGCTACGGCTCGCAGGACATATGCCACATGGACCTGACTCGGGACGTGTGTCCGCTCACCATGAAGCACAAGGAG ATGGTTCGGGAGGAAGAAAAGGTACCATCTAAGAAGTACGCCATTAAACCACCCAGGGACCTGAGCAGCAGGTTCGAGCAGGAGCAGGAGatgaagaagcaggaggagatgaaagggcaggaggagaagcagcggAGGGAGGAGGAAGCACGGCTCCTG GAGGTGGAGAAAGCAAAGATCGACCCTCTGCATGGCCTAAGGGTGCACTCCTGGGTCGTGGTGCTGTCAGGGAAGCGTGAGGTACCTGAGAGCTTTTTCATTGACCCATTCACGGCACGCAGCTACAGCACCCAGGATGACCACTTCCTAGGCATTGAGAGCCTCTGGAACCATAAGAACTACTGGATCAATATGCAGGACTGTTGGAACGGCTGCAAG GACTTGATCTTTGACCTGGGAGACCCTGTGAGGTGGGAGTACCTGCTCTTGGGGACTGATAAATCTCACCTGTCCTTGACTGAGGAAGAGGATGATGGGATGAATGACGATGACGATGTGGAGAACCTG GGCAAGGAGGATGAGGATAAGAGTTTCGACATGCCACCCTCATGGGTGGAGCAGATTGAGATCTCCCCAGAAG CGTTCGAGACCCGCTGCCCCAGTGGGAAGAAGGTGATCCAGTACAAGAGGGCCAAGCTGGAGAAGTGGGCCCCATATCTCAACAGCAATGGCCTCGTGTGCCGCCTCACCACCTACGAGGACTTGGAGT GTACCAAGACTTTGGAGATAAAGGAGTGGTACCAGAACCGGGAGGATATGCTAGAGCTAAAACACATCAACAAGAGCACAGGTCTGAATATCGACTACTTCAAGCCAGGCCATCCCCAGGCTCTGCGTG CGCACTCGTACGTGTCTATGCAACCCGAGATGGACCGGGTCATGGAGTTTTACGAGACAGCCCGTGTGGACGGCCTGGTAAAGCGGGAGGAGACGCCCAGCTCGATGACGGAGCACTACCGAGGACGGTCTGACTTCCTCTCCTACCGCCACGTGGATTTTGGGCCCAGGGTGAAGAAGTTGTCTCTGAACAGCGCAGAGTCAAACCCCCGGCCGATGGTG AAAATCACAGAGCGGTTCTCCCGCAACCCCAAGAAGCCTGCGGACGAGGACGTGGCGGAGCGCGCATTTCTGATCCAGGAGGAGCGCATCCAGCTGCGCTACCACTGCCGGGACGACCACATCACGGCCTCCAAGCGCGAGTTCCTGCGGCGCACGGAGGTGGACAGCAAGGGCAACAAGATCATCATGACGCCCGACATGTGTATCAGCTTTGAG GTGGAGCCCATGGAGCACACCAAGAAGCTTCTGTACCAGTACGAGGCCATGATGAAGCTGAGGAATGAGGAGAAGTTGTCCAGACATCAGGCCTGGGAGTCAGAGCTAGAG GTGCTGGAGATCCTGAAGCTTCAAGAGGAGGAGGACGACGCGCACACACTGGCCATCTCCATCTATGACACCAAGCGCAACGAGAAGAGCAAAGAGTATCGGGAGGCCATG GAGCGCGTGATGCATGAGGAGCACCTGCGGCAGGTGGAGGCCCAGCTGGACTACCTGGCCCCATTCCTGGCCCAGCTCCCACCGGGAAACAAGCTGACACGCTGGCAAGCCATGTGTATCAAGGACGAGTGCCTCAGTGACTTCAAGCAGCGCCTCATCGACAAGGCCAACCTCATCCAAGCCTGTTTTGAGAAG GAGACCCAGGAGCTGCAGAAGAAGCAGCAGTGGTACCAGGAGAACCAGGTGACCCTGACGGCCGAGGACGAAGACTGGTACCTGAGTTACTGCTCTCAGGCCATGTTCCGCATCCGCATCCTGGAGCAGCGGCTCAACCG GCACAAGGAGCTGGCCCCGCTGAAATACCTGGCTCTGGAGGAAAAGCTCCACAAGGACCCCCGCCTGGTGGAGTTCCTGAAAGTCTTTGTTTGA